The proteins below come from a single Cervus canadensis isolate Bull #8, Minnesota chromosome 2, ASM1932006v1, whole genome shotgun sequence genomic window:
- the RTP5 gene encoding receptor-transporting protein 5 has product MDGADVWAKTLAQLMAQKKPQDTWELVPQENLALGHLDSSGFQYRLRGLSRLQCGRCQWGWASAHVHVLFHLWWDEASRRGLVKMRVWGQRCRRCPPGGAECRVSLLNVRLFLGKLVRFIAQKCYAEGPGSDQGPEVCFGERCEACDLGVCFFQQPPDPAWGPEGRSAGSIKGRFTLYSSGDEAAPAAGRQLRTLGRGLLVDRPGGCTPDAIAVPLYVADFIRSPIAEGRDFCGQAEEVITIPFSLGRRARGLAGEPAGGRHIIGRGSLYLPASSKATSRGRRFPVNIKAPVFHGKGLLLSGAKATTGFIYKGLGCVSEPDEGEDGDEDEDEDADWGTPSSSTRLVPVGGSPRPMTYIVGLMDNGEGSVTFPSSLTDVLLEDADPFDLVHGSLTFPFMFAYEGRAAASSASGPEGRGQVAGGCGPPAAGREPLPGTDAGSWVPLGEGSITVPFSVFSVIQSKSSGSKARGPQGDGLVPWGSSKKPKQPGPREARFRHPPPGDEGFCWAEGFCFDPYEEVWIWVSLAVCVLWIMYLCKFSPDRSPWV; this is encoded by the exons ATGGACGGGGCGGACGTGTGGGCCAAGACCTTGGCCCAGCTGATGGCCCAGAAGAAGCCCCAGGACACCTGGGAACTGGTCCCCCAGGAGAACCTGGCCTTGGGGCACCTGGACAGCAGTGGTTTCCAGTACCGGCTTCGGGGGCTCTCGAG GCTCCAGTGCGGCCGCTGCCAGTGGGGCTGGGCCTCGGCCCACGTGCACGTGCTCTTCCACCTGTGGTGGGACGAAGCCAGCCGGCGCGGGCTGGTCAAGATGCGGGTCTGGGGCCAGCGGTGCCGGCGGTGCCCGCCCGGAGGGGCCGAGTGCCGCGTCAGCCTACTGAACGTGCGGCTCTTCCTGGGCAAGCTGGTGCGGTTCATCGCGCAAAAGTGCTACGCGGAGGGTCCCGGCTCCGACCAGGGCCCCGAGGTCTGCTTCGGCGAGCGCTGTGAGGCCTGCGACCTGGGGGTCTGCTTTTTCCAGCAGCCGCCTGACCCCGCCTGGGGGCCCGAGGGCAGGAGCGCCGGCAGCATCAAGGGCAGGTTCACCTTGTACTCCAGTGGCGACGAGGCTGCCCCCGCTGCCGGTAGGCAGCTGCGCACGCTGGGCCGCGGGCTGCTAGTCGACCGCCCCGGGGGCTGCACCCCCGACGCCATCGCCGTTCCCCTGTACGTGGCCGACTTCATCAGGAGCCCCATCGCCGAGGGCAGGGACTTCTGCGGCCAGGCCGAGGAGGTCAtcaccatccccttctccctcgGGCGCAGGGCCCGGGGGCTGGCAGGTGAGCCCGCTGGCGGGAGGCACATCATCGGCAGGGGCTCCCTCTACCTGCCCGCCAGCTCCAAGGCCACGTCCAGGGGCAGACGCTTCCCGGTGAATATCAAAGCCCCTGTCTTTCACGGCAAGGGGCTCCTGCTCAGCGGCGCGAAGGCAACCACGGGCTTCATCTACAAAGGGCTCGGCTGCGTGTCTGAACCCGACGAGGGCGAGGACGGGGATGAGGACGAGGACGAGGACGCCGACTGGGGCACCCCGTCCAGCAGCACTAGGCTTGTCCCGGTTGGAGGCAGCCCGCGGCCCATGACCTACATCGTCGGCCTCATGGACAACGGGGAGGGCTCGGTCACCTTTCCCTCCTCCTTGACTGACGTGCTCCTGGAAGACGCCGACCCGTTCGACCTGGTCCACGGCTCCCTCACCTTCCCATTCATGTTCGCTTATGAGGGCCGGGCGGCAGCCTCCTCTGCCAGTGGCCCTGAAGGCAGAGGGCAGGTGGCTGGTGGCTGCGGTCCCCCTGCCGCGGGCCGTGAGCCCCTCCCGGGGACTGATGCGGGCAGCTGGGTGCCCCTGGGCGAGGGCTCCATCACCGTCCCCTTCTCTGTCTTCAGTGTTATCCAAAGCAAGAGCTCCGGGAGCAAAGCCAGGGGCCCTCAAGGCGATGGCCTGGTGCCCTGGGGCTCGTCCAAGAAGCCGAAGCAACCGGGGCCCCGGGAGGCCAGGTTCCGCCACCCGCCCCCCGGGGACGAGGGCTTCTGCTGGGCTGAGGGCTTCTGCTTCGACCCCTACGAAGAGGTCTGGATCTGGGTCTCGCTGGCCGTTTGTGTTCTCTGGATAATGTACCTGTGCAAGTTCAGCCCTGACCGCTCCCCGTGGGTATGA